The following proteins come from a genomic window of Corallococcus sp. NCRR:
- the mxcK gene encoding myxochelin export MFS transporter MxcK encodes MIVLNAPSSAPRERTLLWLLAAVQFTHVVDFMMLMPLGPLLMQRLSLSATRFGALVSAYTLASAAMGVLGVFWLDRLERKRTLLMLYAGFILATLLCGAATGATGLLIARTVAGGCAGLMGAVVIAIVIDTVPAERRGQAIGTVMTAYALSAVAGVPLGLGLANLGGWRAPFIVLAGLAGVVWLLLLRFLPRVDGHLLAQASGASVTPGFTPRLALGWGLTFTVVFASFLLIPYLGAFMVGNVGLALTDLPWVYLAGGAATFFSSRWIGRMADRLGPARALALLLVATMAPHLLFTHLPPSPLPVVAAVFVLFMTLTSGRAIPTMALVASQVPPALRGRYLAVNIAASDGASGLAAWMGGLLLTTAPDGTLIGFAQLGWLAVVISALALGLLWTFSGRAVQLDATPAP; translated from the coding sequence GTGATTGTCTTGAATGCTCCATCCTCCGCCCCGCGCGAGCGCACGCTGCTGTGGCTCCTCGCGGCGGTGCAGTTCACCCACGTCGTCGACTTCATGATGTTGATGCCGCTAGGCCCGTTGCTGATGCAGCGGCTCTCGCTGTCGGCGACGCGGTTCGGAGCGCTGGTGTCCGCGTACACGCTCGCGTCCGCAGCCATGGGCGTGCTGGGCGTGTTCTGGCTGGATCGCCTGGAGCGCAAGCGCACGCTGCTGATGCTCTACGCGGGCTTCATCCTCGCCACCCTCCTGTGCGGCGCGGCCACCGGGGCCACGGGCCTGCTCATCGCCCGCACCGTGGCCGGAGGCTGCGCGGGCTTGATGGGCGCCGTCGTCATCGCCATCGTCATCGACACGGTGCCCGCGGAGCGCCGGGGGCAGGCCATCGGCACGGTGATGACGGCCTACGCGCTGTCCGCCGTCGCGGGCGTGCCGCTGGGGTTGGGCCTCGCGAACCTGGGAGGCTGGCGCGCGCCGTTCATCGTCCTCGCGGGGCTCGCGGGCGTCGTGTGGCTCTTGCTCCTTCGCTTCCTGCCGCGCGTGGACGGGCACCTCCTGGCCCAGGCCTCCGGCGCATCCGTCACCCCGGGCTTCACGCCCCGGCTGGCCTTGGGCTGGGGCCTCACCTTCACGGTGGTGTTCGCCAGCTTCCTGCTCATCCCCTACCTGGGCGCCTTCATGGTGGGCAACGTGGGCCTGGCCCTCACGGACCTGCCCTGGGTGTACCTGGCGGGCGGCGCGGCCACCTTCTTCAGCTCGCGTTGGATTGGCCGGATGGCGGACCGCCTGGGCCCCGCTCGCGCGCTGGCGCTGCTGCTCGTCGCCACCATGGCGCCGCACCTGCTCTTCACCCACCTGCCTCCGTCTCCGCTGCCGGTGGTGGCCGCCGTCTTCGTGCTCTTCATGACGCTCACCTCCGGCCGCGCCATCCCCACCATGGCGCTGGTCGCGTCGCAGGTGCCGCCTGCCCTCCGGGGCCGCTACCTCGCGGTTAACATCGCCGCCAGCGACGGGGCCTCCGGGCTCGCCGCGTGGATGGGCGGCCTGCTGCTCACCACCGCACCGGACGGCACGCTCATCGGCTTCGCGCAGCTGGGCTGGCTGGCCGTGGTCATCTCCGCGCTCGCGCTCGGGCTGCTGTGGACCTTCTCGGGCCGCGCCGTGCAACTGGACGCGACGCCCGCGCCCTGA